A stretch of Veillonellales bacterium DNA encodes these proteins:
- a CDS encoding phosphoribosylformylglycinamidine synthase, whose protein sequence is MRQEVRRIFVEKRPGFDGEARGLYNDLKENLGITGLQAVRVIHRYDIAGITEAEYRQSRSIIFSEPAVDTVYDEKMTAAPDETVFAVEYLPGQYDQRADSAAQCVQILTQKERPVILSAKVIVLRGPIDDGQLAKIKAYCINPVEARESSLDKPDTLESAAVIPADVAVLDGFIGKTAAELQQLLDGMGLAMSFADLEFCQAYFRDTERRDPTITEIRVIDTYWSDHCRHTTFFTKIENVDIEPGRFTSPAEEAYRRYCESRDQVYGAKPKDICLMDIAVLAMKELRRKGQLPDLDESEEINACSIVVPVAIDGKLEDWLVMFKNETHNHPTEIEPFGGAATCLGGAIRDPLSGRSYVYQAMRITGSADPRTPIEATLPGKLPQRKITLGAAAGYSSYGNQIGLATGQVAEVYDEDFVAKRMEIGAVIAAVPRRNVVRATPLPGDAIILLGGRTGRDGCGGATGSSKEHTADSLATCGAEVQKGNPPTERKLQRLFRNPKVSTMIKRCNDFGAGGVSVSIGELTDSLVIDLDAVPKKYEGLDGTELAISESQERMSVVIARENTAAFIRYADEENLEATLVATVTDDHRLKMLWRGKSIVDLSRDFLNTNGVQQVTKVKVTAPAENRNFFHSFTPAVKQVLPDLTQAWLTNLQDLNVCSQKGLVERFDSTIGAGTVLLPFGGQYQATPAEGMAAKIPLLKGETSTATIMTYGYNPQLAKWSPFHGAVYAIVEAAAKLVAMGGDYRHIRLTLQEYFGKLGQDEVKWGQPFSALLGAFYAEQQLGIPAIGGKDSMSGTFMDRDVPPTLVAFAVAVADAAVIQSPEFKQAGSQVVLVPLSRDENELPDFAMLRQNYAAVTALTAAGKVLSAATVKTGGIAAAISKMAFGNRLGMKACRTVEAERLFTADYGSLLLEIPGNDDVPALFGDIKYVLLGHTQQQPVIEINDCFIDLHRAFCAWEQPLEKVFPTQTEKVVEHPEVQSYYRSKSGTPAVTAVKPRVFIPVFPGTNCEYDSARAFEQAGGTVETLIVRNGSAAAVEESIDAIARGIETAQIVMLPGGFSAGDEPDGSGKFIATMFRNPKIKEAVHRLLQRRDGLMLGICNGFQALIKLGLVPYGEIVDLTAASPTLTYNKIGRHVSCMAQTRIVSNLSPWFNQAAVGDIHTVALSHGEGRFVAEPEVIAALAENGQIATQYVDLTGRPSNDVRFNSNGSMAAIEGITSPDGRVLGKMGHSERIGLHVAKNIPGSKDQRIFTAGVRYFQ, encoded by the coding sequence ATGAGGCAGGAAGTTAGAAGGATCTTTGTGGAAAAGCGCCCCGGATTTGACGGAGAAGCTCGCGGCTTATATAATGACTTAAAAGAAAACTTGGGGATTACCGGCTTACAGGCGGTGAGAGTGATTCACCGCTATGACATTGCCGGGATTACCGAGGCGGAGTATCGGCAATCCCGCAGCATTATTTTTTCTGAACCTGCGGTAGATACGGTCTATGATGAAAAAATGACGGCAGCGCCGGATGAAACGGTATTTGCCGTCGAATATTTACCGGGGCAGTATGATCAGCGGGCCGATTCGGCGGCGCAGTGTGTTCAGATCCTGACGCAAAAAGAACGGCCGGTTATTTTATCGGCGAAAGTGATTGTGCTTAGAGGTCCAATTGATGACGGCCAATTGGCAAAAATTAAGGCATACTGCATCAATCCGGTCGAAGCCCGGGAATCATCCCTGGACAAGCCGGATACGCTGGAATCGGCAGCGGTGATTCCGGCGGATGTGGCTGTTTTAGACGGCTTTATCGGCAAAACGGCAGCAGAACTGCAGCAATTGCTAGACGGTATGGGACTGGCTATGAGTTTTGCCGATTTGGAGTTCTGTCAGGCCTATTTTCGGGATACGGAGCGGCGGGATCCTACTATTACCGAAATTCGGGTCATTGATACCTATTGGTCAGATCATTGCCGTCATACTACTTTTTTTACAAAAATTGAAAATGTTGATATCGAACCGGGCCGGTTTACGTCGCCGGCGGAAGAGGCCTACCGGCGGTATTGCGAATCCCGCGACCAGGTGTATGGCGCCAAACCGAAGGATATCTGCCTGATGGATATCGCAGTGCTGGCGATGAAAGAATTACGCCGGAAGGGGCAGCTGCCGGATTTGGATGAATCGGAGGAAATCAACGCCTGCAGTATTGTGGTTCCGGTGGCGATAGACGGAAAATTAGAAGACTGGCTGGTTATGTTTAAAAACGAAACTCATAACCATCCTACGGAAATTGAGCCTTTCGGCGGGGCGGCAACCTGTCTGGGCGGGGCCATTCGCGACCCCTTGTCCGGCAGATCCTATGTTTATCAGGCTATGCGGATAACCGGCAGTGCCGATCCCCGTACGCCGATCGAGGCAACTTTGCCGGGCAAGCTGCCTCAGCGAAAGATTACCCTGGGTGCTGCTGCCGGCTATAGTTCTTATGGCAATCAAATCGGCCTGGCGACCGGGCAGGTGGCGGAAGTGTATGACGAGGATTTTGTGGCGAAACGCATGGAAATCGGCGCTGTCATTGCGGCGGTGCCGCGGCGAAATGTGGTCAGAGCGACTCCCCTTCCCGGGGATGCGATTATCTTGCTGGGCGGCCGTACGGGACGGGACGGCTGCGGTGGGGCTACCGGCTCCTCCAAAGAACATACCGCCGATTCGTTAGCCACCTGCGGGGCTGAAGTGCAGAAAGGCAATCCGCCGACAGAACGGAAGCTGCAGCGTTTGTTCCGCAATCCTAAGGTCAGTACCATGATTAAACGCTGCAATGATTTTGGCGCCGGCGGTGTATCGGTGTCTATCGGGGAATTAACCGACAGCCTGGTGATTGATTTGGACGCCGTACCGAAAAAATATGAAGGCTTGGATGGTACCGAACTGGCCATTTCCGAATCCCAGGAGCGGATGTCGGTGGTTATTGCCAGGGAAAACACCGCGGCGTTTATTCGTTATGCCGATGAGGAAAATCTGGAAGCCACTCTGGTAGCCACGGTGACAGACGATCATCGGCTGAAAATGCTCTGGCGGGGGAAAAGCATTGTGGATTTAAGCCGCGATTTTCTCAATACTAACGGAGTGCAGCAGGTTACCAAGGTAAAAGTAACAGCGCCGGCTGAAAATCGGAATTTTTTTCATAGCTTTACTCCGGCAGTCAAACAGGTTCTACCGGATTTGACCCAAGCCTGGCTGACCAATTTGCAGGATTTGAATGTCTGCAGCCAAAAAGGCTTGGTGGAACGGTTCGACAGCACTATTGGCGCCGGGACGGTTTTGCTGCCTTTCGGCGGCCAATACCAGGCGACTCCGGCAGAAGGAATGGCCGCCAAAATTCCGCTGCTCAAAGGGGAAACCAGTACGGCGACGATCATGACCTATGGCTATAATCCTCAGCTTGCCAAATGGAGCCCTTTTCACGGTGCTGTTTATGCCATCGTTGAAGCCGCAGCCAAACTGGTAGCTATGGGCGGCGATTATCGGCACATCCGGCTTACGCTGCAAGAATACTTCGGCAAGCTGGGACAAGATGAAGTCAAATGGGGACAACCCTTCAGCGCCTTGCTGGGAGCCTTCTATGCGGAGCAGCAGCTGGGGATTCCTGCCATCGGCGGCAAGGACAGCATGTCAGGTACTTTTATGGATCGGGATGTACCGCCTACGTTGGTGGCTTTTGCAGTGGCGGTGGCAGATGCCGCTGTGATACAATCACCGGAATTCAAACAGGCCGGCAGTCAGGTGGTACTGGTGCCTCTTAGCCGGGATGAAAATGAATTGCCTGATTTTGCTATGCTCAGGCAGAATTATGCTGCTGTGACAGCTCTGACAGCAGCCGGGAAGGTGCTGTCGGCGGCGACGGTAAAAACAGGCGGTATTGCCGCAGCCATCAGCAAAATGGCCTTTGGCAACCGGTTGGGGATGAAAGCCTGCCGGACGGTAGAAGCGGAGCGGTTGTTTACAGCGGATTACGGTTCGCTATTGCTGGAAATTCCTGGCAACGATGATGTTCCCGCTTTGTTTGGCGATATAAAGTATGTTTTGCTGGGACATACTCAGCAGCAGCCGGTTATTGAAATTAATGACTGTTTTATTGATTTGCACCGGGCTTTCTGCGCCTGGGAACAGCCGCTGGAAAAAGTATTTCCGACGCAGACGGAAAAGGTGGTTGAACATCCGGAAGTACAGTCTTATTACCGCTCTAAATCAGGAACCCCGGCGGTAACGGCGGTGAAGCCCCGTGTCTTTATTCCTGTGTTTCCGGGCACAAATTGCGAATATGATTCCGCCCGGGCGTTTGAGCAGGCGGGTGGAACAGTGGAAACGCTGATTGTCCGGAATGGATCGGCAGCAGCCGTGGAAGAGTCGATTGACGCTATTGCCCGGGGCATCGAAACAGCACAGATTGTTATGCTGCCGGGTGGTTTTAGTGCCGGGGATGAACCGGACGGGTCCGGTAAATTCATTGCCACGATGTTCCGCAATCCTAAAATCAAGGAAGCCGTTCACCGGTTGTTACAGCGGCGGGACGGCTTGATGCTGGGCATTTGCAATGGGTTTCAGGCACTGATTAAGCTGGGGTTGGTACCCTATGGCGAAATCGTTGATTTGACAGCGGCATCTCCTACCTTAACCTATAATAAGATAGGCCGGCATGTATCCTGTATGGCACAGACCCGGATCGTGTCCAATCTTTCTCCCTGGTTTAATCAGGCAGCAGTCGGCGATATTCATACTGTCGCTCTTTCCCATGGCGAAGGACGGTTTGTCGCAGAGCCGGAAGTGATCGCTGCTTTGGCAGAGAACGGACAAATTGCCACTCAGTATGTGGATTTGACAGGGCGCCCCAGCAACGATGTCCGGTTTAATTCCAACGGATCCATGGCGGCGATTGAAGGAATCACCAGTCCGGATGGCCGGGTGCTGGGCAAGATGGGGCATTCGGAACGGATCGGCCTGCATGTGGCGAAAAACATTCCCGGCAGCAAGGATCAGCGAATATTCACCGCCGGGGTCAGATATTTTCAGTAA
- the speD gene encoding adenosylmethionine decarboxylase, producing the protein MEIKSIKKLKLYGFNNLTKTLSFNMYDICYAKSPQHRQDYIEYIDEEYNADRLTGILEEVAHIIGANILNIAKQDYDPQGASVTMLISEESVADTKATGAEVSNEPQSDAVVAHLDKSHITVHTYPESHPDKGISTFRADIDVSTCGAISPLKALNYLINSFSADIVIIDYRVRGFTRDVKGKKFYIDHKINSIQNYIAPETHELYQMIDVNVYQENIFHTKMILKEFDLDNYLFGTAKKELLPGEKKKIKQRLKKEMAEIFAGRNIPKV; encoded by the coding sequence ATGGAAATTAAGTCAATTAAGAAGCTCAAACTATATGGTTTCAATAATTTAACCAAAACCCTCAGCTTTAATATGTATGATATTTGCTATGCTAAAAGCCCGCAGCACCGTCAAGATTATATCGAATATATTGATGAGGAATACAATGCCGACCGGCTGACCGGTATTTTGGAAGAAGTGGCTCATATTATCGGCGCTAATATCCTGAATATTGCCAAACAGGATTATGATCCCCAGGGGGCCAGTGTGACGATGCTGATTTCAGAGGAGTCAGTGGCGGATACTAAAGCCACAGGGGCGGAGGTTTCTAATGAACCACAGTCCGATGCTGTCGTCGCTCATTTGGATAAAAGTCACATTACGGTACATACTTATCCGGAAAGCCATCCGGATAAAGGAATCAGCACCTTCCGGGCCGATATTGATGTATCCACCTGCGGTGCTATTTCACCGCTGAAGGCGCTGAATTACTTGATTAACAGTTTTAGCGCGGATATTGTTATTATTGATTACCGGGTTCGTGGCTTTACCAGAGATGTGAAAGGCAAGAAGTTCTATATCGATCACAAGATCAATTCTATCCAGAATTATATCGCGCCGGAAACTCACGAATTGTATCAGATGATTGATGTGAATGTTTATCAGGAAAATATTTTTCATACAAAGATGATTTTGAAAGAATTCGATTTGGACAATTATTTGTTCGGTACCGCTAAAAAGGAACTGCTGCCCGGTGAAAAAAAGAAAATCAAGCAGCGGTTAAAGAAGGAAATGGCTGAAATTTTTGCCGGACGGAATATTCCCAAAGTATAA
- a CDS encoding response regulator codes for MEAKKNTVLICDDSMLVRKKLKDMLVGMDCEVFEAANGIEAVNVYKQCRPKIVFMDIIMPEADGLEALKNIREYDAAAKVVMLSSTGTSAKLIQALKNGAYDFIQKPYKSEQIAKVIASLDQ; via the coding sequence ATGGAAGCTAAAAAAAATACAGTATTGATTTGTGATGATTCCATGTTGGTACGAAAAAAACTAAAAGACATGTTAGTGGGTATGGACTGTGAGGTTTTTGAGGCGGCCAATGGGATTGAGGCGGTAAATGTTTATAAACAGTGCCGGCCGAAAATTGTCTTTATGGATATTATTATGCCGGAAGCAGATGGCTTGGAGGCCTTAAAGAATATCAGGGAATATGATGCTGCTGCCAAGGTGGTCATGCTGTCTTCTACCGGTACATCCGCTAAATTGATCCAAGCCTTAAAAAATGGGGCATACGACTTCATCCAAAAGCCTTATAAGTCAGAACAAATTGCGAAAGTTATTGCATCACTGGATCAATAA
- a CDS encoding HD-GYP domain-containing protein — protein sequence MQRISISHLKPGMTLSRNIFSADGLLLLNVGIKLTRNYISRLKKLGIASVYVDNPLLTDIEAPEIIQEETRVKAIATVKQSFSKLQTVCRIDIGELQQVANRIVDEAIQNRHTMVHLTDIRTHDDYTFGHSVNVCVLAVVTGLHLGYHTDQLRTLALGAMLHDVGKLSVPLEILNKPGRLTEDEMSIMKQHSGYGFSILQQQTDSIPLLAAHIAFQHHEKFNGTGYPRCLQGDDIHEFARIVAIADVYDALTADRPYRKCLPPHQAYEWIMVLTGQHFDPYILSVFLSHIAAYPVGTFVRLTSGEIGIVTKVLPKLSTRPQLRILTDSSGQFLSQPAELNMLEHLTLFIDKVLTDKEVYALQSQISGDIAHSS from the coding sequence ATGCAGCGAATTTCCATATCTCATCTAAAACCCGGCATGACGCTGAGCCGCAATATATTCAGTGCCGACGGTCTGCTACTGCTCAATGTCGGCATCAAACTCACCCGGAACTATATTAGCCGTCTAAAGAAGCTGGGCATTGCCTCGGTGTATGTCGACAATCCCTTACTGACTGATATCGAAGCACCCGAAATCATTCAGGAAGAAACAAGGGTAAAGGCCATCGCCACAGTAAAGCAATCCTTTAGCAAACTCCAAACCGTATGTCGAATTGATATTGGCGAACTCCAGCAAGTGGCTAACCGGATTGTGGATGAAGCCATTCAAAACCGCCATACCATGGTGCACCTGACCGATATTCGCACTCATGACGATTATACCTTCGGTCATTCAGTGAATGTCTGTGTACTGGCAGTTGTTACCGGCCTGCACCTTGGTTATCATACCGATCAGCTCCGAACCCTGGCTCTCGGCGCCATGCTCCATGATGTTGGAAAATTGTCCGTACCGTTGGAAATCTTAAATAAACCGGGCCGGTTAACCGAGGACGAAATGTCAATCATGAAACAGCATTCCGGCTATGGCTTTTCCATCTTGCAGCAGCAAACTGATTCGATTCCGCTACTGGCTGCCCATATCGCTTTTCAACACCATGAAAAATTTAACGGCACCGGTTATCCCCGCTGTCTGCAAGGTGACGATATTCATGAATTTGCCCGTATTGTGGCTATTGCCGACGTATATGACGCCCTCACTGCCGATCGTCCTTATCGTAAATGCCTGCCCCCTCACCAAGCGTATGAATGGATTATGGTTTTAACCGGTCAGCATTTCGACCCTTACATCTTGTCCGTCTTTCTCAGTCATATCGCCGCTTATCCCGTTGGCACTTTTGTCCGATTAACCAGTGGTGAAATCGGCATCGTAACTAAAGTTTTACCTAAACTTTCCACAAGGCCCCAGCTCCGCATACTCACTGATTCATCCGGTCAATTTTTGTCCCAGCCGGCAGAACTGAATATGCTGGAGCATTTAACTTTATTTATCGACAAAGTGCTGACCGATAAGGAAGTCTATGCTTTGCAATCCCAAATTTCCGGAGACATAGCTCATAGCTCATAA
- a CDS encoding P-II family nitrogen regulator, with protein sequence MTKIEIITRPGKLEELKEALNEIGVAGMTVSQVFGCGLTKGHTEVYRGREYTINLLPGIKVETVVCEIPVEKVIETAKRVLRTGKVGDGKIFVYPIENAVRIRTGEEGDIAIIDPKEEAK encoded by the coding sequence ATTACTAAAATCGAAATTATTACCCGGCCGGGGAAGCTGGAAGAACTGAAAGAAGCGTTAAATGAAATTGGTGTCGCCGGTATGACGGTAAGTCAGGTGTTTGGCTGCGGCTTAACGAAAGGGCATACCGAAGTCTATCGCGGCCGGGAATACACCATCAACCTGCTTCCGGGGATAAAGGTGGAAACGGTAGTCTGCGAAATACCGGTAGAGAAAGTGATTGAAACGGCTAAACGGGTACTTCGCACCGGGAAAGTCGGCGACGGAAAAATATTTGTTTATCCCATCGAAAATGCGGTTCGAATCCGGACCGGCGAAGAAGGCGATATCGCTATCATCGATCCGAAAGAGGAGGCAAAATAA
- a CDS encoding ammonium transporter — MKKRWAVLGLCLMLMLLAAPLAFADDGTAEAAVAEAVKIDSGDTAFVLVSAALVMIMTPGLAFFYGGMVRTKNALSTIMQSFFIVALISVQWVLWGYTLAFGPDVNHFIGGLDWLGLNGVGQEANADYAATIPHLAFMIFQAMFAVITPALITGSFAERMRFPAFVAFTLVWVTVVYDPFAHWIWGVGGWLRDLGALDFAGGTVVHMLSGVSGLVACIMLGKRSGYGSRPMLPHHLPMTVLGAALLWFGWFGFNAGSALGANGLAASAFVVTNTAAAAAAVSWVFTEWLHNGKPTVLGAASGCVAGLVAITPASGFVSTVPSVIIGLLAGVICYTAVAVMKQKFGYDDSLDAFGVHGIGGTWGAIATGLFASKAVNPAGGDGLFFGNPEQLTTQLIAVAASWIFAAVMTFIIIKGLSLFMKVRADEADESTGLDLSEHGERGYAYQDLVTGSPVGHALIAPDETTVTEPRIV, encoded by the coding sequence ATGAAAAAACGATGGGCCGTCTTGGGATTATGTTTGATGCTGATGCTGTTGGCAGCACCGCTCGCCTTTGCTGATGATGGAACGGCAGAAGCAGCTGTGGCAGAAGCGGTAAAAATTGATTCCGGTGATACTGCATTTGTTCTTGTCAGCGCCGCTTTGGTTATGATTATGACTCCGGGTCTGGCTTTCTTTTATGGTGGTATGGTTCGTACCAAAAATGCTTTAAGCACGATTATGCAAAGCTTTTTTATTGTAGCACTTATTTCCGTTCAATGGGTACTTTGGGGTTATACTCTGGCTTTTGGTCCTGATGTGAATCATTTTATCGGTGGACTGGATTGGCTGGGACTAAACGGAGTGGGACAGGAAGCAAACGCTGACTATGCCGCAACTATTCCGCATTTGGCATTTATGATATTCCAGGCGATGTTCGCCGTAATTACTCCGGCACTGATTACCGGTTCTTTTGCTGAAAGAATGCGTTTTCCGGCTTTTGTAGCCTTTACCTTAGTTTGGGTAACTGTAGTTTATGATCCTTTCGCTCATTGGATTTGGGGTGTTGGCGGCTGGCTTCGTGATTTAGGAGCTTTAGACTTCGCCGGTGGTACTGTGGTTCATATGTTGTCAGGGGTTTCCGGCTTGGTTGCCTGCATTATGCTGGGCAAGCGCAGTGGTTACGGCAGCCGCCCGATGCTGCCGCATCATTTACCGATGACGGTTTTAGGGGCGGCGCTGTTGTGGTTTGGCTGGTTCGGCTTTAATGCCGGTAGTGCTTTGGGAGCAAATGGATTAGCCGCCAGTGCCTTTGTAGTAACGAATACGGCCGCAGCCGCAGCTGCTGTTTCCTGGGTATTTACCGAATGGCTCCATAACGGTAAACCAACTGTGCTTGGTGCCGCCAGCGGCTGTGTTGCCGGCTTGGTAGCCATTACTCCCGCTTCCGGCTTTGTCAGCACGGTGCCTTCCGTGATTATCGGTTTATTGGCCGGCGTGATCTGCTATACTGCGGTAGCGGTTATGAAACAAAAATTTGGCTATGATGACTCGCTGGATGCTTTTGGTGTTCACGGTATTGGTGGTACCTGGGGTGCTATCGCAACAGGATTGTTTGCTTCGAAAGCAGTTAATCCGGCCGGCGGCGACGGTTTGTTCTTCGGTAATCCGGAACAGTTAACGACCCAATTGATTGCTGTAGCGGCCAGCTGGATTTTTGCCGCAGTGATGACCTTCATAATCATCAAAGGATTAAGCTTGTTTATGAAAGTACGGGCCGACGAAGCGGATGAGTCCACCGGTCTCGACTTGAGCGAACACGGTGAACGCGGTTATGCATATCAGGATTTGGTTACCGGTTCTCCTGTTGGTCATGCCTTGATTGCTCCGGATGAAACGACGGTTACCGAACCGCGGATCGTTTGA
- a CDS encoding Lrp/AsnC family transcriptional regulator has translation MRELLELLEQNPSLPVKELAVMLGKPVEEVTTTIKQLEAENIIVKYHTIINWDKAGVDKVTAVIEVKITPQREVGFNAIAESIYHYPEVRSLYLMSGAYDLLAIIEGSTLKEVAHFVATRLATIEGVISTTTHFMLKKFKEEGIILNNPEQDRRLVVSP, from the coding sequence ATGCGTGAATTATTAGAATTACTCGAGCAAAACCCTTCCCTCCCGGTAAAAGAACTGGCAGTCATGCTGGGAAAACCGGTAGAAGAAGTAACGACTACTATTAAGCAGTTAGAAGCAGAAAACATTATCGTAAAATATCATACCATTATTAACTGGGACAAAGCCGGTGTCGACAAAGTCACCGCGGTCATTGAAGTCAAAATCACGCCCCAGCGGGAAGTGGGCTTTAATGCAATTGCCGAATCCATCTATCATTATCCGGAAGTCCGCAGCCTGTATTTAATGTCCGGCGCCTATGATCTGCTGGCGATCATCGAAGGCTCGACACTAAAAGAAGTGGCCCATTTCGTCGCCACCAGACTGGCAACGATTGAAGGAGTGATTAGCACCACTACTCACTTCATGCTAAAAAAGTTCAAAGAAGAAGGCATTATCCTCAATAATCCGGAACAAGATCGCCGATTGGTGGTGTCGCCATGA
- a CDS encoding aminotransferase class I/II-fold pyridoxal phosphate-dependent enzyme, translated as MNWSARISPVVNSIPPSGIRRFFDIAAEMKGVISLGVGEPDFVTPWHIRESCVHGLHCGYTAYTSNFGLLELREEIARLIAAKHKVSYDPRKEVLVSVGVSEALDLAMRAILSPGDEVLIPEPCYVSYKACATLAGGNPVPVPTYMENEFRVKVADLEKLVTSRTKAIILGYPNNPTGAIMPRSELEKIARFVEKHDLIAVSDEIYGDLTYEGSHICFSSLPGMRDRTILLNGFSKAYAMTGWRIGYALSNPDFIAAMTKIHQYTMLCAPVTAQVAAIEALRHGEKSMQKMVTEYNNRRRLMVEGFRSIGLPCFEPKGAFYIFPSIKHTGLSSLEFAEQLLRTEKIALVPGDAFGTSGEGFVRCSYATSADKLAEALERIHRFIEKLNQPKQQIV; from the coding sequence ATGAACTGGTCTGCACGCATATCCCCGGTCGTCAACTCCATTCCTCCCTCGGGTATCCGGCGTTTTTTTGATATCGCCGCCGAAATGAAGGGTGTAATCTCCTTGGGAGTAGGCGAACCTGATTTCGTTACTCCCTGGCATATCCGAGAAAGCTGTGTCCACGGATTGCACTGCGGTTATACCGCTTATACCTCGAATTTCGGCCTGCTGGAACTGCGGGAAGAAATCGCCCGGCTTATTGCCGCAAAACATAAGGTATCCTATGATCCCCGCAAAGAGGTTTTAGTAAGCGTCGGCGTCAGCGAGGCCTTGGATTTAGCCATGCGGGCTATTCTCAGCCCCGGAGATGAAGTGTTGATCCCCGAACCCTGCTACGTCTCCTATAAAGCCTGTGCAACCCTGGCAGGTGGCAACCCGGTTCCGGTGCCAACCTATATGGAAAATGAATTCCGGGTTAAAGTCGCCGACCTGGAAAAATTAGTAACCTCTCGCACAAAAGCCATTATCTTAGGCTATCCCAACAATCCCACCGGCGCCATTATGCCCCGCAGCGAACTGGAAAAGATCGCCCGTTTTGTGGAAAAACATGATTTAATTGCCGTATCGGATGAAATTTACGGTGATCTTACCTACGAAGGCAGCCACATTTGTTTTTCCAGTCTGCCGGGCATGCGGGACCGCACCATCCTGCTCAATGGATTTTCCAAAGCTTATGCCATGACCGGCTGGCGTATCGGTTATGCCCTGTCCAATCCTGACTTCATTGCCGCTATGACGAAAATCCACCAATATACTATGCTGTGCGCGCCTGTTACCGCTCAGGTCGCAGCGATTGAAGCATTGCGCCATGGCGAAAAAAGCATGCAAAAAATGGTTACCGAATACAATAACCGCCGCCGCCTGATGGTGGAGGGATTCCGCAGTATTGGACTGCCTTGTTTCGAACCAAAAGGAGCCTTCTATATCTTCCCTTCCATCAAGCATACCGGCCTTTCCTCATTGGAATTCGCCGAACAATTGCTGCGGACTGAAAAGATAGCGCTAGTCCCCGGCGATGCCTTCGGCACCAGCGGTGAAGGCTTTGTCCGCTGTTCCTACGCTACTTCCGCCGACAAATTGGCCGAGGCCCTGGAACGTATCCACCGCTTTATCGAAAAACTAAATCAACCAAAACAACAAATTGTTTAA
- a CDS encoding zinc-ribbon domain containing protein, with product MFEDKTLTCRDCGVDFIFSASEQEFYAEKGFTNEPGRCPECRAARKQNNGGRGGARPQREMHEAVCADCGVTTQVPFRPSGDRPVYCRDCFSKHNNRY from the coding sequence ATGTTTGAAGACAAAACTTTGACCTGTCGTGATTGTGGCGTGGATTTTATTTTTTCTGCTTCCGAACAAGAATTTTACGCTGAAAAAGGGTTCACCAATGAACCTGGCCGCTGTCCTGAATGCCGTGCAGCCCGTAAACAAAACAATGGCGGCCGTGGCGGTGCTCGTCCCCAGCGGGAAATGCATGAAGCTGTATGCGCAGATTGTGGTGTAACGACTCAGGTTCCTTTCCGTCCAAGCGGTGACCGTCCTGTTTATTGCCGCGACTGCTTCAGCAAACATAACAACCGTTATTAA